Sequence from the Arcobacter sp. F2176 genome:
ACATTGCTAAGTCTTTCATTATCTTCTAATACTAATATTTTCATCAATTTTGTTCCAGTTTTATAGTAAACATAGCACCACCATCTATATTTTCAACAGAGACTTGACCATTCATTTTATCTTCAATGATCACTTTTGTCATATACAATCCAATACCATGTCCATCTTCTTTTGTTGTGTAATATGCTCCAAAAATCTTATCCATACTTTTAGCATTTATTCCACCCGCATTATCTTTTATTGTTATAATTAACTTTTTATCTTCATTAAAAACTTTTATTTGTATTTTTCTATTTTTATAATCATTATTTAAAAGAGCATCTTTTGCATTATTTACAATATTTAGAAATGATTGCATAAACTCATTTTTATAGCCATATACATTTAAGTTTGTATTTTCTCTTATATCCAAATTTATATTAATACTATTATACTTAATATTGTGATGTATTATTTCAAGCATTCTTTCAACAGCTTCTTTTATATTAAACTCAACCTTTTTATTAGAGGGCATAATAAATTTTTGAAACTCATTTATAGTATTTGTCATATATGATACTTGATTCATAATATCTTTTACAAAACTATCGTCTTCTTTTACTTGCTCACATTTTTTTGTATAAAAAAGTTCTTGTGCAATTGCTGTTATTTCTACAAGAGGAGATTTCCATTGGTGTGCAATTGAAGAAAAGACTTCACCTATTTCAGCTAATTTACTTTGCTGTATAATAAATTGTCTATTTTTTTGTTTTTCTATAGCTACTTCTCTTTCTTTTGTAATATCTGTAAAAATAGTAACAAAACCTTCAGATTTTGTTTTTTCATCTTTAAATCTTTCTTGTTTTATAAGAAAAATTTTCTTTTTTCTTTTACTATCAATAAAATTAAATTCATTATTTTCTTCTATGTTTAAATTATAATTATCTATTGCTTTTATAATTTTCTGAACATTTTTAATTTCATTAAAATCTTCAAGTTTTTTTCCATATAAATCATTACAGTTCACACCTAAAAGATTGCAGAAAGTTTTATTGGAATCAACAACTACTCCCTTAAAATCTTGCCAAAATATTGGACTTTCAATTGCATTTAAAAGTGCTTCATCAAAGTCAATTCTTCTTCTTAAGTCTTTTTCAACTTGTTTTCTCATATAAATATTATGAACAAGTCCTAATATTAAAAAAAGCAAAAAAGGTGAAATTGTAAATACAAAATTTATAAATCCCCTATGTCTTTCATAAAAGGTAGGTCTTTTGTTAATTAATTTGTAAGGAATTGATAAGCCGTCAACAGGAAGATAAAACTCACTTAATTTTTGAGAATCAAATATATAAGTTAAAT
This genomic interval carries:
- a CDS encoding ABC transporter substrate binding protein, which produces MIINSYHKGYEFSDSIINGIEKVIYPHSNIDVNILYMDSKRVTSKEYYESLEKLYRVQLKNRKYDLIIAVDRFAYDFVLSIYKEFFKNEPILAVGIENFSVKKAEHYGVKDKVSALLEKRDLKGNVDIIRTIFPSIRKLYIINDKSPNAQHTEPLIEKLIKDFNNKFDIEYIIEDNLEILKKKFSKKEENSAALFIRFYKNKDGKLYKNQEIADFIKNAQIPIFVTDSIFIKKGATGGKVIDLNDFGRLSGEMALDILNKKSHKIITYKDLTYIFDSQKLSEFYLPVDGLSIPYKLINKRPTFYERHRGFINFVFTISPFLLFLILGLVHNIYMRKQVEKDLRRRIDFDEALLNAIESPIFWQDFKGVVVDSNKTFCNLLGVNCNDLYGKKLEDFNEIKNVQKIIKAIDNYNLNIEENNEFNFIDSKRKKKIFLIKQERFKDEKTKSEGFVTIFTDITKEREVAIEKQKNRQFIIQQSKLAEIGEVFSSIAHQWKSPLVEITAIAQELFYTKKCEQVKEDDSFVKDIMNQVSYMTNTINEFQKFIMPSNKKVEFNIKEAVERMLEIIHHNIKYNSININLDIRENTNLNVYGYKNEFMQSFLNIVNNAKDALLNNDYKNRKIQIKVFNEDKKLIITIKDNAGGINAKSMDKIFGAYYTTKEDGHGIGLYMTKVIIEDKMNGQVSVENIDGGAMFTIKLEQN